In the genome of Nocardioides seonyuensis, one region contains:
- a CDS encoding DeoR/GlpR family DNA-binding transcription regulator, with the protein MTGGTNVRRATQARHDAMVALVREGEASVDVLSERLGVSASTVRRDLATLQRDGRLARTYGGALAREVFHERSFSESEQLNLEAKSSIAAVAVDLVPAEGIVFIDSGTTCLALARLLVARGPLTVVTRGLESALLLARADDIDVVLLGGRVQPLSHGVIGPLAALALDRYRFDVAFMGADAIDPARGLGEPTVDETWIKERASAVADRVVVLADASKLDQQAPAWVAMGPSWTLVMDAAAPAEDLDALRDQGVQVLVT; encoded by the coding sequence GTGACGGGCGGCACCAACGTACGACGCGCGACCCAGGCGCGGCACGACGCGATGGTCGCTCTCGTCCGCGAGGGCGAGGCCAGTGTCGACGTGCTCTCCGAACGGCTCGGCGTCTCCGCCTCCACGGTCCGACGTGACCTCGCGACGCTGCAGCGGGACGGCAGGCTCGCCAGGACGTACGGCGGCGCCCTCGCGCGCGAGGTCTTCCACGAGCGCTCCTTCTCCGAGAGTGAGCAGCTCAACCTCGAGGCGAAGTCCTCGATCGCCGCGGTGGCCGTCGACCTGGTGCCGGCGGAGGGCATCGTCTTCATCGACTCCGGCACGACCTGCCTCGCGCTGGCGCGGCTGCTCGTGGCGCGCGGGCCGCTGACCGTGGTGACGCGGGGCCTGGAGTCGGCACTCCTCCTGGCCCGGGCCGACGACATCGACGTGGTGCTGCTGGGCGGTCGGGTCCAGCCGCTCAGTCACGGGGTGATCGGGCCGCTGGCTGCGCTGGCGCTGGACCGCTACCGCTTCGACGTGGCCTTCATGGGTGCCGACGCGATCGACCCCGCGCGGGGGCTGGGGGAGCCGACGGTCGACGAGACCTGGATCAAGGAGCGCGCGTCGGCAGTGGCCGACAGGGTGGTCGTCCTCGCCGATGCCTCCAAGCTCGATCAGCAGGCGCCTGCCTGGGTCGCGATGGGTCCGTCCTGGACGCTGGTGATGGACGCGGCAGCTCCCGCGGAGGATCTCGACGCGCTGCGCGACCAGGGAGTCCAGGTCCTCGTCACGTGA
- a CDS encoding glycerate kinase — protein MTRVLVAPDKFKGSLTATEVARALRRGLNAAAPPRQDVEVRCLPVADGGEGTLDAAVAAGYERVPARATGPTGEQVDTAWGRLDDTAIVEMADVSGLARLPGQELAPMTATSRGTGELVAAALDAGVRRLVLGIGGSACTDGGAGLLQALGARLRDRQGEDVGHGGGALGDLAALDLSTLHPRVREVELVVACDVDNPLTGPHGAAVTYGPQKGASGGQVTVLDANLAHFADLLADETGKDLRDSAGAGAAGGVGFAVVAALGGVLRPGIQLVLDLLDFQRHLEGVELVVVGEGTLDAQSLRGKAPIGVTRLAREAGARVVAVCGVNELAARELERAGIEAAYAISDLAPTPEASMRDAAFYLERLAAEHLPRHV, from the coding sequence ATGACCCGAGTCCTCGTCGCGCCGGACAAGTTCAAGGGGTCGCTGACCGCGACGGAGGTGGCCCGCGCCCTCCGACGCGGACTCAACGCGGCGGCACCTCCGCGGCAGGATGTCGAGGTGCGTTGCCTGCCTGTGGCGGACGGCGGTGAGGGGACCCTCGACGCAGCGGTCGCCGCAGGCTACGAGCGGGTACCCGCCCGCGCGACCGGCCCGACGGGTGAGCAGGTGGACACCGCTTGGGGTCGTCTTGATGACACTGCCATCGTGGAGATGGCGGACGTCTCTGGGCTGGCGAGATTGCCCGGTCAGGAGCTCGCGCCGATGACAGCGACCAGCCGCGGGACCGGCGAACTGGTCGCGGCCGCCCTGGACGCCGGCGTACGACGCCTCGTGCTGGGCATCGGCGGCAGTGCGTGCACCGACGGCGGGGCCGGTCTGCTGCAGGCGCTCGGCGCGCGACTGCGCGACCGCCAGGGTGAGGACGTCGGCCACGGCGGCGGGGCGTTGGGGGACCTGGCTGCGCTCGACCTGAGCACGCTCCACCCGCGAGTGCGGGAGGTCGAGCTGGTCGTCGCCTGCGACGTCGACAACCCGCTCACCGGGCCCCACGGAGCTGCCGTCACCTACGGGCCGCAGAAGGGCGCGTCCGGCGGCCAGGTGACGGTTCTCGACGCCAACCTGGCCCACTTCGCCGACCTTCTGGCGGACGAGACGGGGAAGGACCTGCGTGACTCCGCGGGTGCTGGTGCCGCCGGCGGGGTCGGCTTCGCGGTGGTCGCCGCGTTGGGAGGTGTCCTGCGACCTGGCATCCAGCTCGTCCTCGACCTGCTCGACTTCCAGCGCCACCTCGAGGGGGTCGAGCTGGTCGTCGTCGGGGAGGGCACCTTGGACGCACAGTCGTTGCGCGGAAAGGCGCCGATCGGCGTGACCCGCCTCGCTCGCGAGGCAGGAGCCCGGGTGGTGGCGGTCTGTGGGGTCAATGAGCTCGCTGCCCGAGAGCTCGAGAGGGCAGGCATCGAGGCCGCCTACGCGATCAGTGACCTGGCGCCAACGCCCGAGGCGAGCATGCGCGACGCAGCGTTCTACCTCGAACGGCTTGCGGCAGAGCACCTGCCCCGTCACGTGTAG
- a CDS encoding DUF2804 domain-containing protein — MEQPVPLTEREITQRVPLTNPDGRLNRDAVGWTRTPLITTDGIGRGRMGRGRVGRGRNKRWEYWGVITPTHVVALVLSDIDYAAVHGIWVLDRRTGEEVSHDAIGIGGRSATLPGTLGAGPSRARTRKVRIDLDEIDGGTRLRAEGERVRVDITAHRPPGHESLGVVVPWTDRLFQYTVKDVARPAAGALWVDGVEYDVPADESWAVLDHGRGRWPYSMHWNWGAGSGRTDRRVVGIQVGGKWTDGTGTCENSLLVDGRLTKISEELVWRYDTDDWMAPWRVYGDAVDLTFTPFHLKRSVTDLKVFSSRTHQCFGHWSGRVRDESGEWVHLADLVGWAEDVRNRW; from the coding sequence GTGGAGCAGCCCGTCCCCCTCACCGAGCGCGAGATCACCCAGCGCGTCCCACTGACCAACCCGGACGGACGCCTCAACCGCGACGCCGTCGGCTGGACGCGCACCCCGCTGATCACCACCGACGGCATCGGCCGCGGTCGCATGGGCCGTGGTCGTGTCGGACGTGGCCGCAACAAGCGCTGGGAGTACTGGGGCGTCATCACACCCACCCACGTCGTCGCGCTGGTCCTCTCCGACATCGACTACGCGGCCGTGCACGGCATCTGGGTGCTCGACCGTCGGACCGGTGAGGAGGTCTCGCACGACGCGATAGGGATCGGGGGTCGCAGCGCCACCCTGCCCGGCACTCTCGGCGCCGGACCCTCCCGGGCCCGCACCCGGAAGGTCCGCATCGATCTCGACGAGATCGACGGCGGCACCCGCCTCCGTGCCGAGGGCGAGCGCGTACGCGTCGACATCACCGCGCACCGCCCGCCCGGGCACGAGAGCCTCGGGGTCGTCGTACCGTGGACGGACCGGCTCTTCCAGTACACCGTCAAGGACGTGGCGCGGCCGGCCGCGGGCGCACTCTGGGTCGACGGTGTCGAGTACGACGTCCCGGCCGACGAGTCGTGGGCGGTGCTCGACCACGGGCGCGGCCGATGGCCCTACTCGATGCACTGGAACTGGGGCGCCGGGTCCGGTCGCACCGACAGGCGCGTCGTCGGCATCCAGGTCGGCGGCAAGTGGACCGACGGCACCGGCACCTGTGAGAACTCGCTGCTCGTCGACGGGCGGCTCACCAAGATCAGCGAGGAGCTGGTCTGGCGCTACGACACCGACGACTGGATGGCTCCGTGGCGGGTGTACGGCGACGCGGTCGACCTGACCTTCACGCCGTTCCACCTCAAGCGCTCGGTCACCGACCTCAAGGTGTTCTCCTCGCGCACCCACCAGTGCTTCGGCCACTGGTCAGGGCGCGTGCGCGACGAGTCGGGGGAGTGGGTGCACCTCGCCGACCTGGTCGGGTGGGCCGAGGACGTGCGCAACCGCTGGTGA